One part of the Arachidicoccus terrestris genome encodes these proteins:
- a CDS encoding glycoside hydrolase family 97 protein: protein MRSFFVVIGLFIVSYPVFGQKKVVMTSPDKAIEAIYYPEKVSFEVRSHRQPVLGLSKLGVIRSDADFSRNLKVIKVRPAVFVNDAYNMKNAKKHHIVYKALKTVIETETDEGKKMNIVFQLSNDGVGFRYEFPERSDKIHYITSEATSFHFYPDTHVWLQPKAESQTGFEHTNPSYEAHYIMDKPLDSIRYNKNGWVYPAMFKVKGTWMLITEADLGRTYCGTSLQQGDTKNDFNINFPEAAEKIPGGALFPESELPWKTPWRIIAIGSLKEIAESTLGTDLAAPSVLNDSKFVQPGKASWSWILEKDNGTVFPVQKQYIDYAANMNWNYCLIDAGWDKSIGYDSVKILADYAREKNVGILLWYNSAGNWNTVKFTPRDKLLTHESRMAEFARISKMGIKGIKVDFFGGDGQSMIAYYQDILIDAAKWHLLVNFHGATLPRGLQRTYPNFITAEAVLGYEMITFSQYNADVAPSHMIMSAFARNAFDPMDFTPMNLYKIPNIKRATTSAFELATAVVFLSGIQHYAESPEGMTHVPSFVKDFLRKLPGYWDDVKFISGYPGKSYVVARKKGNSWYVAGLNAGKEDTVLHLDLSFLKGKKAEMIYTPDNNEPNSFKQKVLNIPANGMVEVTLHGNDGFTAVFH, encoded by the coding sequence ATGAGATCATTTTTCGTTGTCATTGGGTTATTTATAGTTTCATATCCGGTTTTTGGACAAAAGAAGGTGGTTATGACGAGTCCGGACAAGGCAATTGAAGCCATTTATTATCCGGAAAAAGTTTCCTTTGAAGTAAGGTCTCATCGTCAGCCTGTACTTGGTTTGTCAAAATTAGGTGTCATCCGATCTGACGCCGACTTTTCCAGGAATCTGAAAGTTATTAAAGTTCGTCCCGCCGTTTTTGTTAATGATGCTTATAATATGAAAAATGCGAAGAAGCATCATATTGTATACAAAGCATTAAAGACGGTCATTGAGACAGAGACGGATGAGGGTAAAAAAATGAATATAGTGTTTCAGCTGTCTAATGATGGTGTGGGATTTCGATACGAATTCCCAGAACGTTCAGACAAAATTCATTACATAACTTCTGAAGCTACCTCTTTTCATTTTTATCCAGACACCCACGTCTGGCTTCAACCCAAAGCAGAATCGCAAACTGGGTTTGAACATACTAATCCTTCTTATGAAGCGCATTATATAATGGATAAGCCATTAGATTCAATCCGGTACAACAAGAATGGATGGGTGTATCCGGCTATGTTTAAGGTGAAGGGCACGTGGATGTTAATTACTGAAGCAGATTTAGGCAGAACTTATTGCGGCACTTCCCTTCAACAAGGGGACACAAAAAATGATTTCAATATAAATTTTCCCGAAGCGGCTGAAAAGATTCCTGGAGGTGCGTTATTTCCTGAATCTGAATTGCCCTGGAAAACGCCCTGGAGAATAATTGCTATTGGGAGTCTGAAAGAGATAGCTGAGTCTACATTAGGTACTGACCTGGCAGCCCCTTCTGTATTAAATGATTCGAAATTTGTTCAACCAGGGAAGGCATCCTGGAGTTGGATATTGGAAAAGGATAATGGCACTGTATTCCCTGTTCAAAAGCAGTATATTGATTATGCGGCTAATATGAATTGGAATTACTGTCTGATTGATGCAGGCTGGGATAAAAGTATTGGCTATGATTCGGTTAAGATTTTAGCGGATTATGCCAGGGAAAAAAATGTGGGTATTCTTTTATGGTATAATTCTGCAGGTAACTGGAATACGGTCAAGTTTACACCCAGGGACAAATTACTTACTCATGAAAGCAGGATGGCGGAATTCGCTCGCATTTCAAAAATGGGTATCAAGGGTATTAAGGTTGATTTTTTTGGTGGAGATGGCCAATCGATGATCGCTTATTATCAAGACATTCTGATTGACGCGGCCAAATGGCATTTATTAGTAAATTTCCATGGAGCGACACTTCCCAGAGGACTCCAGAGAACCTACCCAAATTTTATAACTGCAGAAGCGGTACTGGGGTATGAAATGATTACTTTCAGTCAGTATAATGCGGATGTAGCTCCTTCGCATATGATTATGAGTGCTTTTGCTCGGAATGCTTTTGATCCGATGGATTTCACACCGATGAATTTATATAAGATTCCGAATATTAAGCGGGCAACGACTTCTGCTTTCGAACTAGCCACAGCCGTTGTTTTCTTATCTGGTATACAACACTATGCCGAAAGCCCGGAAGGAATGACCCATGTACCTTCATTTGTCAAAGACTTCTTGCGCAAATTACCTGGCTATTGGGATGATGTAAAGTTTATCAGTGGATATCCAGGTAAGTCTTATGTAGTCGCAAGGAAAAAAGGCAATTCATGGTATGTCGCTGGTCTGAATGCGGGTAAAGAAGATACTGTTTTGCATCTGGATCTGTCTTTTTTAAAAGGCAAGAAAGCTGAGATGATATATACGCCGGATAATAATGAACCTAATAGTTTCAAGCAAAAGGTGTTGAATATTCCTGCAAACGGGATGGTAGAGGTGACCTTACATGGCAATGATGGCTTTACAGCCGTTTTTCATTAG
- a CDS encoding alpha/beta hydrolase-fold protein translates to MWKKHLLALLVSAFLFVLGTNGQQVVNAAPKGYDVPQQGILHGNIDTISYQSKTVGNLRKALVYTPPGYSKKTKYPVLYLLHGIGGDEFEWLHGGHPEVILDNLYAKGKLTPMIVVLPNGRAMKDDRPTGNIMAKDKVEAFANFEQDLLNDLIPYVEKHFPVLKDANHRAIAGLSMGGGQSLNFGLGNMDKFAWVGAFSAAPNTKLPQVLVPDPQKANNELKLLWISVGDNDGLLSFSERTHKYLTAKNVPHIFYLMHGVHDFHVWKTSLYLFSQLLFKPVDQSTFDKYSVVGLPASTNIRGAKYPQILPDSRVIFQVRAPEASSVQIDLGRKYDMVKKDDGVWTVTTDSISEGFHYYSLLIDGVAVADPSSQTFYGMGRMASGIEIPFDGDRYYELKEVPHGVIRIQKYFSSVTHSWRQMYIYTPPGYEASAAKFPVLYLLHGGGEDETGWAAQGKASLILDNLIAEQQAKPMLIVMPDANLGAGGFNEKSVGTALKMFQAEMTDAVIPFIENNYKALKGPDNRALAGLSFGGLHTLYTGLQKDHKFSYLGVFSSGWILPMLQPFAGAQYSFLEKNADKVNKDLKAFWISDGSKEDIAYKNCQAMLRKLDELHIKHTYFEYPGGHTWPVWRMDLYKFLPILFK, encoded by the coding sequence ATGTGGAAAAAACATTTATTGGCACTTTTGGTGAGTGCATTTTTATTTGTATTGGGCACGAATGGCCAGCAAGTCGTAAATGCGGCTCCTAAAGGATATGATGTTCCGCAGCAAGGTATCCTTCACGGAAATATTGATACGATCAGTTACCAATCGAAGACTGTTGGTAATTTACGAAAAGCACTGGTATATACACCGCCTGGCTATTCGAAGAAGACGAAATATCCGGTACTTTATTTATTACATGGAATTGGTGGGGATGAATTTGAGTGGTTGCATGGGGGCCATCCGGAAGTTATATTGGACAATTTGTATGCCAAGGGAAAGCTGACTCCCATGATCGTTGTGTTGCCAAATGGCCGGGCGATGAAAGATGACAGGCCGACAGGCAATATAATGGCTAAAGATAAAGTTGAGGCGTTTGCCAATTTTGAACAGGATCTTTTAAATGACCTTATTCCGTATGTGGAAAAGCATTTTCCCGTTTTGAAAGATGCAAATCATCGCGCAATTGCTGGTTTGTCTATGGGGGGCGGTCAGTCTTTAAATTTTGGATTAGGCAATATGGACAAATTTGCATGGGTGGGCGCTTTCTCGGCCGCACCCAATACTAAATTACCACAAGTCTTGGTGCCAGATCCTCAAAAAGCCAATAATGAATTGAAGTTGTTATGGATTTCAGTGGGAGATAATGATGGCTTATTAAGTTTTAGTGAACGGACCCATAAATACCTTACGGCAAAGAATGTACCCCATATTTTTTATTTAATGCATGGTGTGCATGATTTTCATGTATGGAAAACGTCCCTTTATTTATTTTCTCAACTATTGTTTAAACCTGTTGACCAGTCTACTTTTGATAAATATAGTGTGGTCGGTTTGCCGGCAAGTACGAATATTCGTGGTGCAAAGTATCCGCAGATACTGCCTGATAGCCGTGTAATATTTCAGGTTAGGGCGCCTGAGGCTTCATCGGTTCAAATAGACCTGGGTAGAAAATATGATATGGTGAAAAAGGATGATGGCGTATGGACGGTGACTACGGATTCAATCAGTGAAGGATTTCATTATTATTCGTTGTTGATTGACGGGGTGGCGGTCGCTGATCCTTCTAGCCAGACTTTTTACGGAATGGGCCGGATGGCGAGCGGAATTGAGATCCCATTTGATGGGGATAGATATTACGAGTTGAAAGAAGTGCCACACGGCGTTATTCGCATACAAAAATACTTTTCTTCCGTAACACATTCCTGGAGGCAAATGTATATTTATACACCACCTGGATATGAAGCCAGTGCGGCTAAATTCCCAGTATTGTATTTGTTACACGGTGGTGGAGAAGATGAAACTGGTTGGGCGGCGCAAGGAAAAGCCAGCTTGATTTTAGATAATCTGATTGCAGAGCAGCAGGCAAAGCCGATGTTGATTGTTATGCCCGATGCTAATTTAGGGGCAGGAGGATTTAATGAGAAGTCAGTTGGAACGGCTTTAAAAATGTTTCAGGCGGAGATGACAGATGCTGTTATTCCATTTATTGAAAATAATTACAAAGCACTGAAGGGTCCTGATAACAGAGCGCTTGCTGGATTGTCATTTGGCGGGTTACATACGCTTTATACTGGCCTTCAGAAGGATCATAAATTTTCTTACTTAGGTGTGTTCAGCTCAGGATGGATATTGCCGATGTTACAACCTTTTGCAGGTGCACAGTATTCTTTTTTAGAAAAGAATGCGGATAAAGTCAACAAGGATTTGAAGGCTTTTTGGATTTCTGATGGCAGCAAAGAAGATATCGCCTATAAAAATTGCCAGGCTATGTTGAGAAAATTGGATGAATTACACATAAAACATACTTATTTTGAGTATCCGGGCGGCCACACCTGGCCGGTATGGAGAATGGATTTATACAAATTCTTACCAATATTGTTTAAATAG
- a CDS encoding endo-1,4-beta-xylanase, which yields MKSFKYYAGLPMVLIGILIFSACYKYKPLDFSFNKPEEVAAQEDIDSYPALKSLIDSTKYGSFRLGAAVSLSEYNKKGVLYRLINRNFQEIAVGYEMKHGAVVQSDGSLNLDNVNLLLKNAEEAGITVYGHTLCWHANQNAAYLNSLIAPEVVESNNNLLDLTGLKDGSFDNWTVNGASSKSVEEAMGQNGGKAIKLVSSSSAKNAWDLSMKTPLISIDQGQQYVVSFYIKSDKAGRGRISFSGDLSNQYPWMDWMGTGTASEYFETNGDWKQVKFLVSGFNGSASTFSFNFDLGYLSGVSYYIDLSSLSVEDKDVSAGLDANLFANEDFESGILSGWNGWGNNSTRGVVAAQGYNGSYGLKMVNPSVVNSWEAQTAYDFTTPFQDGSTYKLSFYVKGSVEGSMSASLQETTSYASDNFPSFNVTTEWKKIELEATVSAGDRTRFLFSFGNYAGTLLIDNISLQRENPDLGTRLIEKTSEEKKAIITTALDKWISGMVTNSKSYVTSWDIVNEPMDDGNPYNLKSGIGKTLKSDEFYWQDYLGKDYAVTAIKLERKYGNANDKLFINDYNLEYDLNKCKGLIQYVSYVESKGVKVDGIGTQMHIDINADSGKIVQMFQLLAATGKLIKVSELDIGLGNSTQTADATPDQYLKQAAMYKFVIDQYFKNIPAKQRYGITIWSPLDSPANSGWRAGEPIGIWSEAYVRKLAYEYVANAVKENLGK from the coding sequence ATGAAGAGCTTCAAATATTATGCTGGGCTTCCAATGGTTTTAATTGGAATACTGATTTTTTCAGCATGTTATAAGTATAAACCGCTTGATTTTTCATTTAATAAGCCGGAAGAAGTAGCAGCACAAGAAGATATTGATTCTTATCCGGCACTTAAGTCTCTTATTGATAGTACTAAATATGGCTCATTTAGGTTAGGGGCGGCAGTCTCCTTATCTGAGTATAATAAGAAAGGAGTCTTATACCGGCTGATTAATAGAAATTTCCAGGAGATTGCAGTTGGTTATGAAATGAAGCATGGTGCCGTGGTTCAAAGTGATGGCAGCTTGAACCTGGATAATGTAAATTTACTACTTAAAAATGCTGAGGAGGCGGGTATTACGGTTTATGGACATACCTTATGCTGGCATGCAAACCAGAATGCGGCATATCTTAATAGTCTTATTGCTCCTGAGGTCGTGGAATCTAATAATAATTTATTAGACCTAACTGGTTTAAAGGACGGTTCTTTTGATAATTGGACAGTTAATGGGGCGTCATCCAAGTCAGTTGAAGAGGCGATGGGGCAGAATGGGGGTAAGGCGATTAAGCTGGTTTCTTCTTCTTCAGCTAAAAATGCCTGGGACCTGAGTATGAAGACGCCATTGATTTCAATTGATCAAGGTCAGCAGTATGTTGTGAGTTTTTATATTAAATCTGATAAAGCGGGTAGGGGCCGGATTTCATTTAGCGGGGATCTGAGCAATCAGTACCCATGGATGGATTGGATGGGGACTGGAACTGCATCTGAATATTTTGAAACAAATGGCGACTGGAAGCAGGTTAAATTTTTAGTCAGTGGATTTAATGGTTCAGCCAGTACTTTTAGCTTTAATTTTGATTTAGGGTATCTTTCTGGAGTCAGCTATTACATTGATTTATCAAGCTTGTCAGTCGAAGATAAAGACGTCAGTGCGGGTCTTGACGCAAATTTATTTGCGAATGAAGATTTTGAATCTGGTATATTATCCGGATGGAATGGCTGGGGCAATAATTCAACCCGTGGAGTAGTTGCTGCACAAGGTTATAATGGCAGTTATGGATTAAAAATGGTTAATCCATCTGTTGTCAATTCATGGGAAGCCCAAACTGCCTATGATTTCACGACTCCGTTTCAAGATGGATCAACCTATAAATTGAGTTTTTATGTAAAAGGTTCGGTCGAAGGGAGTATGTCTGCATCATTGCAAGAGACGACTAGCTATGCGAGTGATAATTTTCCATCATTTAACGTTACTACTGAATGGAAGAAGATAGAGCTTGAAGCAACTGTATCAGCTGGAGACAGAACCAGATTCCTTTTTAGTTTTGGTAATTATGCAGGCACCCTGCTTATTGATAATATTAGCCTTCAAAGAGAAAATCCTGATTTGGGTACTCGACTTATTGAGAAAACGTCAGAAGAGAAAAAAGCGATTATTACGACGGCGCTGGATAAATGGATATCAGGCATGGTCACAAATAGTAAGAGCTACGTTACTTCGTGGGATATAGTAAATGAACCTATGGATGATGGGAATCCGTATAATCTAAAATCAGGTATTGGGAAAACCCTTAAATCCGATGAGTTTTATTGGCAGGATTACCTCGGCAAGGACTATGCAGTAACTGCTATAAAACTGGAAAGAAAATATGGCAATGCGAATGATAAGTTATTTATTAATGATTACAATTTAGAGTACGATCTAAATAAGTGTAAGGGGTTGATTCAATATGTCAGTTACGTTGAAAGCAAGGGTGTCAAAGTTGACGGTATTGGGACTCAGATGCATATCGACATAAATGCCGATTCTGGTAAAATTGTTCAGATGTTTCAATTATTGGCCGCTACCGGGAAATTGATTAAAGTCTCAGAATTAGACATAGGTCTTGGCAATAGCACCCAAACGGCGGATGCGACTCCGGATCAATATCTGAAGCAGGCCGCCATGTATAAGTTTGTCATCGATCAATACTTTAAAAACATACCGGCAAAGCAGCGATACGGCATTACGATTTGGAGCCCATTAGACAGTCCGGCTAATTCTGGTTGGCGTGCTGGGGAACCCATTGGCATTTGGTCAGAAGCCTATGTTCGTAAGTTGGCATATGAATATGTTGCTAATGCAGTTAAAGAAAATTTGGGGAAATGA
- a CDS encoding DUF5627 domain-containing protein — MNNRRLLIILAVILFTSCHNKEQIFPDYEYQTVYFSYQHPVRTITLGEDIVNTDLDNAHRCMIYATLGGVYVNRKNVSVNFSVDNSLISGVTFKDGSAVKAMPSSYYTLGANTIVIHKDSLSGGVDVQLTDDFFKDPDAIKNTYVIPLKLTDVTNADSIISDKNYILYAVKYINPWHGYYLRRGVDNITGKNGNTALNSTNIRHQQYVEKDDIELLTTKALHTITFPLVFKDKDGTNINCSLLLDFDDQHNCTVRSGTQGVTATGTGKFVKRGEKNSWGNVDRDGLYLEYEIDFPDMHIVTKDTLVMRNRGVKMETF; from the coding sequence ATGAACAACAGAAGATTATTGATAATATTGGCGGTAATTTTATTTACCAGCTGTCATAATAAGGAGCAAATATTCCCAGATTATGAATATCAAACGGTTTACTTTTCTTACCAACATCCCGTGAGGACGATTACTCTGGGAGAGGATATTGTAAATACTGACCTTGATAATGCACATAGATGTATGATCTATGCAACTTTAGGAGGTGTTTATGTCAATAGAAAGAATGTCAGTGTGAATTTCAGCGTAGATAATAGTCTCATTTCGGGTGTTACCTTTAAAGATGGATCCGCAGTTAAGGCGATGCCATCAAGCTATTACACATTAGGCGCTAATACAATAGTGATTCATAAAGATAGCCTCTCTGGTGGCGTAGATGTTCAATTAACCGATGACTTTTTTAAAGATCCGGATGCAATTAAGAATACATATGTGATTCCACTGAAACTGACAGATGTGACTAATGCGGATTCAATTATCAGTGATAAGAATTATATTCTTTATGCAGTAAAGTATATAAATCCGTGGCATGGATATTACCTGCGTAGAGGAGTTGATAACATAACCGGGAAAAACGGCAATACGGCATTGAATTCGACTAATATCCGCCATCAGCAATATGTTGAAAAGGATGATATTGAGTTATTGACTACAAAGGCATTACATACCATTACTTTTCCTTTAGTATTCAAAGATAAAGATGGAACTAATATAAATTGCAGTTTGTTGCTTGATTTTGATGATCAGCATAATTGTACCGTTCGTTCTGGTACACAGGGTGTCACCGCTACCGGAACTGGAAAGTTCGTAAAGAGGGGGGAAAAGAACAGTTGGGGAAATGTGGACCGGGACGGATTGTATCTGGAATACGAGATAGATTTTCCTGATATGCATATAGTCACAAAAGATACACTGGTTATGAGAAACAGAGGTGTGAAAATGGAAACCTTCTAA
- a CDS encoding RagB/SusD family nutrient uptake outer membrane protein: MKSKLLIFAVAVTIGMISCKDLIVPQIENNRQLEDSYNASDAKFPYGLILNGYDRIPVNSWSFNDVATDDAVTNDKNSGYLKMATGQWAANNNPVDEWSRCYSAIQYMNLILEQIDKITWTEDSAVAKLFSMRVKGEAYGLRALFYFYLLQAHAGIGENGELLGVPIILHSQAVGDDFNLPRATFKECVDQINIDLKQAIDLLPVDYKDLIDNSQVPAKYGGITKEQFNRAMGKDMSGLLSGRIAMAIKAKTALLAASPAFSAAAANTWADAANDAGDIIKINGGVGGLAANGLTWYANASEIAGLAEGQNPPEILWRSNYGESNNLEADNFPPTLNGRGRVNPTQNLVDAFPMANGYPISLSSSGYDSGNPYSGRDKRLNSFIIFDGSSAGVSNSIIHTSEDGGTNDGINITETSTRTGYYLKKLLRQDVNLSSSSTTTQRHYKPLIRYTEIYLIYAEAANEAWGPQGKGAFGFSAYDVIKAIRNRAGIGATNGDAYLESIRSDKEKMRQLIRNARRIELCFEGFRFWDLRRWHENLTETAKGINIKNNKFSVISVENRLYKSYMEYGPIPYGETLKFSNLLQNKGW, encoded by the coding sequence ATGAAAAGTAAATTATTGATTTTTGCGGTCGCTGTCACTATAGGAATGATAAGTTGTAAAGATTTAATTGTTCCTCAAATTGAAAATAACAGACAACTTGAGGATTCTTATAATGCAAGCGATGCCAAATTTCCCTATGGTCTTATATTGAATGGATATGACCGAATTCCGGTAAACTCATGGTCCTTTAACGATGTTGCGACTGACGATGCAGTGACCAATGATAAGAATAGCGGTTACCTGAAAATGGCAACCGGCCAATGGGCGGCTAACAATAATCCTGTCGATGAATGGTCCAGGTGCTATTCGGCTATTCAGTATATGAATTTGATATTAGAACAGATTGATAAGATCACGTGGACAGAAGACTCTGCCGTTGCAAAGTTATTCTCCATGCGTGTCAAAGGAGAGGCTTATGGTTTAAGAGCTTTGTTTTACTTTTATTTGCTTCAGGCGCATGCAGGTATTGGAGAGAATGGTGAATTATTAGGGGTACCCATTATCTTACATTCTCAGGCAGTGGGAGACGATTTTAATTTGCCTCGTGCTACTTTTAAAGAATGTGTGGATCAGATTAACATAGATTTAAAGCAGGCAATTGATTTGCTTCCTGTTGATTATAAGGATTTAATAGATAATTCTCAGGTACCTGCAAAATATGGGGGTATAACTAAAGAACAGTTTAACAGGGCGATGGGAAAGGATATGAGTGGATTGCTATCTGGTCGAATTGCTATGGCGATAAAAGCAAAGACTGCCTTATTGGCTGCCAGTCCAGCCTTCAGCGCTGCGGCAGCCAATACATGGGCTGATGCCGCTAATGATGCAGGTGACATCATTAAAATAAATGGTGGTGTAGGAGGGCTTGCTGCAAATGGATTGACTTGGTATGCTAATGCCAGTGAAATTGCCGGCTTGGCGGAAGGTCAGAACCCCCCGGAAATTCTATGGCGTTCTAATTACGGAGAGAGCAATAATCTTGAAGCTGACAATTTTCCTCCTACTCTAAATGGCAGGGGCCGTGTGAACCCAACGCAGAATCTGGTAGATGCTTTTCCAATGGCAAATGGATATCCAATTTCATTGTCATCAAGTGGGTACGATAGCGGGAACCCGTATTCAGGCAGAGATAAACGCCTCAATTCATTTATTATTTTTGATGGGTCCTCTGCCGGTGTAAGTAATTCAATTATTCATACTTCAGAGGATGGAGGTACAAATGATGGAATAAATATTACCGAAACGTCTACAAGAACTGGCTATTATTTAAAGAAACTGCTTCGTCAGGATGTTAATTTAAGCAGTAGTTCGACGACAACTCAACGTCATTACAAACCTTTAATAAGATATACGGAAATTTATTTAATATATGCTGAGGCGGCTAATGAAGCCTGGGGGCCTCAAGGCAAGGGCGCTTTTGGCTTTTCTGCTTATGATGTTATTAAGGCCATAAGAAACAGGGCAGGAATAGGTGCCACGAATGGAGACGCTTATCTTGAATCCATTAGGAGTGATAAAGAGAAAATGCGTCAATTGATCCGAAATGCCCGTAGAATTGAATTGTGTTTTGAAGGATTTCGTTTTTGGGACTTACGAAGGTGGCATGAGAATTTAACTGAAACTGCAAAGGGCATTAATATAAAGAATAATAAGTTTTCTGTAATTAGTGTTGAGAACCGTTTATATAAAAGTTATATGGAGTATGGGCCTATTCCATATGGTGAAACATTGAAGTTTAGTAATCTATTACAAAATAAAGGATGGTAG